The following proteins are encoded in a genomic region of Paenibacillus sp. FSL R7-0273:
- the kdpB gene encoding potassium-transporting ATPase subunit KdpB has protein sequence MSTVPKKKLLTGPILQNALKESFIKLNPVTLIKNPVMFVVELGTFIVLLMILAPGYFDARDTAGFNISVFFILLFTVLFANFAEALAEGRGKAQADTLKKTKQEISANKLTAGAVKIVPSFELKKGDVVIVSQGELIPGDGEVIEGLASVDESAITGESAPVIKEAGGDFNSVTGGTRVVSDEIKVRITSDPGESFLDRMISLVEGARRQKTPNEIALNTLLISLTIIFLIVVVTLRPIAAYLEIELEIPVLIALLVCLIPTTIGGLLSAIGIAGMDRVTQFNVLAMSGKAVEAAGDINTMILDKTGTITFGNRMASELIPAGRETVEELAVWAAISSVKDETPEGRSVIELVKKLGYSYDSGLEAGAEFVEFRAETRMSGMDLKDGRKVRKGAVDSIKRWVASQGGSIPDNLEQGSNSIAGKGGTPLAVAVDNRIYGLIYLKDTVKPGMKERFDELRKMGIKTIMCTGDNPLTAATIAAEAGVDGFIAESTPEDKIEVIRREQREGKLVAMTGDGTNDAPALAQADVGLAMNSGTSAAKEAANMVDLDSDPSKIIEVVSIGKQLLMTRGALTTFSIANDIAKYFAIIPAMFTLAIPEMNVLNIMGLGSPSSAILSALVFNAVIIPLLIPLAMKGVSYKPMSSIKLLRQNILIYGLGGVVVPFLGIKLIDMVVSIWI, from the coding sequence ATGAGTACTGTGCCAAAAAAGAAGCTGCTGACAGGTCCGATCCTGCAAAATGCGCTTAAAGAGAGCTTCATTAAATTAAATCCCGTGACCCTGATTAAGAATCCGGTCATGTTCGTTGTAGAGCTCGGAACGTTTATCGTCCTGCTGATGATCCTGGCCCCCGGCTATTTCGATGCCCGGGATACGGCCGGATTCAATATTTCGGTATTCTTCATCCTGCTGTTTACCGTATTGTTCGCGAACTTTGCAGAGGCACTGGCAGAAGGACGCGGCAAGGCGCAGGCGGATACGCTCAAAAAAACCAAGCAGGAGATTTCCGCCAATAAGCTGACAGCCGGCGCGGTCAAGATCGTACCTTCCTTTGAGCTAAAAAAAGGGGATGTTGTGATAGTCAGCCAAGGCGAGCTGATTCCCGGCGATGGTGAGGTTATTGAAGGGCTCGCGTCTGTCGATGAATCAGCTATAACAGGAGAATCGGCTCCGGTCATTAAAGAAGCAGGCGGAGACTTCAACTCCGTCACTGGAGGAACAAGAGTAGTCAGCGATGAAATAAAGGTGCGCATTACAAGCGATCCCGGGGAATCCTTCCTTGACCGGATGATCTCCCTGGTGGAGGGAGCGAGGCGCCAAAAAACACCGAATGAAATCGCCCTGAATACGCTCCTGATCAGCCTTACAATTATCTTTCTGATTGTGGTAGTTACACTTCGTCCTATCGCAGCCTATCTGGAAATCGAGCTTGAAATTCCCGTGCTGATCGCCCTGCTGGTCTGCCTGATTCCAACAACCATCGGCGGCCTTCTGTCTGCGATCGGGATTGCGGGGATGGACCGGGTTACCCAGTTCAACGTCCTTGCCATGTCGGGAAAAGCGGTCGAGGCCGCCGGGGACATCAATACGATGATTCTCGATAAGACAGGTACGATTACCTTCGGTAACCGGATGGCCAGTGAACTGATTCCCGCAGGCCGGGAGACCGTAGAGGAGCTGGCCGTCTGGGCGGCTATCAGCTCGGTCAAGGATGAAACGCCGGAGGGCCGCTCTGTCATTGAGCTGGTCAAAAAGCTGGGCTACAGCTATGATTCCGGTCTGGAAGCAGGGGCAGAGTTCGTCGAATTCCGTGCGGAGACGCGGATGAGCGGAATGGATCTGAAGGATGGCCGGAAGGTCCGCAAGGGCGCAGTAGATTCCATTAAACGCTGGGTGGCTTCACAGGGCGGATCGATACCGGATAATCTGGAGCAGGGCTCGAATAGTATTGCCGGTAAGGGCGGGACTCCGCTTGCTGTAGCGGTGGATAACCGGATCTATGGGCTTATTTATCTGAAGGATACCGTTAAGCCGGGGATGAAGGAGCGCTTTGATGAGCTGCGCAAAATGGGCATCAAGACGATCATGTGCACCGGGGATAATCCGCTCACCGCTGCAACCATTGCCGCCGAGGCGGGAGTGGACGGCTTCATCGCTGAAAGCACGCCAGAGGATAAAATAGAAGTCATCCGTCGCGAACAGAGAGAGGGCAAGCTCGTGGCTATGACCGGAGACGGTACCAATGATGCACCGGCCCTGGCGCAGGCGGATGTAGGGCTTGCCATGAACAGCGGAACCTCAGCGGCTAAGGAAGCGGCCAATATGGTCGATCTGGATTCAGACCCGTCCAAGATCATTGAGGTAGTATCGATCGGCAAGCAGCTGCTGATGACACGCGGAGCATTGACAACGTTCAGTATTGCGAATGATATTGCCAAATATTTTGCCATCATTCCTGCGATGTTTACACTGGCTATTCCGGAGATGAATGTACTGAACATCATGGGCCTGGGCTCTCCAAGCTCGGCAATCCTCTCGGCGCTGGTCTTTAATGCGGTCATTATTCCCTTGCTCATTCCGCTGGCGATGAAGGGTGTATCGTATAAACCGATGAGCTCGATTAAGCTGCTGCGGCAAAATATTTTGATTTATGGCCTCGGCGGAGTTGTTGTACCGTTTCTCGGTATTAAGCTGATTGATATGGTCGTCAGCATCTGGATCTAA
- the kdpF gene encoding K(+)-transporting ATPase subunit F, with product MTVVIAATVLLFLYLVYALIHPEKF from the coding sequence ATGACTGTGGTTATAGCGGCAACTGTATTGCTGTTTCTCTATCTGGTATATGCCCTGATTCATCCGGAGAAGTTTTAA
- a CDS encoding DUF2785 domain-containing protein yields the protein MQLKQRLILIKENGYQAPPDVYGLVQEMIHNIGSADAELRDELIYEILSQWIPGNILTAGELGQLLPILLDEEHLLFKLGETGTDSVFTRSFSMLVIPLVFTRHNESPFLSKEQIHHIKESVFNSLRKERDYRGYEGEKGWAHAIAHGADALDELAQCSVLDRSDLSTILSLVHEKVTLTDQIYADGEDERLVRPVVSVLNRKLLSRAAVEQWIRSFADVEKSPEFLPAFRQRVNIKNFLKSLYFRVKYYKVHDDLCPAIEQTLYKAEPVYYTR from the coding sequence ATGCAATTAAAGCAACGATTGATCTTGATAAAAGAAAACGGCTACCAGGCACCTCCCGATGTCTACGGACTGGTACAGGAAATGATACATAACATCGGATCGGCGGATGCTGAGCTGCGGGATGAGCTGATCTATGAAATTTTGTCACAATGGATTCCCGGAAACATCCTGACTGCAGGAGAACTAGGGCAGCTCCTCCCTATTCTTTTAGATGAAGAGCATCTGCTGTTTAAGCTGGGGGAGACCGGCACAGACTCTGTCTTCACCCGTTCTTTCTCTATGCTAGTGATTCCGCTGGTCTTTACCCGGCATAATGAATCCCCCTTTCTCTCAAAAGAGCAAATTCATCACATTAAAGAGAGTGTATTTAACAGCCTGCGCAAGGAACGGGATTACCGCGGGTATGAAGGGGAAAAGGGCTGGGCTCATGCCATAGCGCATGGAGCAGATGCATTAGACGAGCTGGCTCAATGTTCCGTGCTGGATAGGAGCGATCTTTCAACGATCCTTAGCCTCGTCCACGAAAAGGTGACCCTAACAGACCAGATTTACGCCGACGGGGAGGATGAGCGGTTAGTACGGCCTGTTGTTAGTGTGCTAAACCGGAAACTGCTCAGCCGGGCAGCTGTGGAGCAATGGATTCGCAGCTTCGCTGATGTAGAGAAAAGCCCCGAGTTCCTGCCTGCCTTCAGGCAAAGGGTTAATATCAAGAATTTTCTGAAAAGCTTATACTTCCGCGTTAAATACTACAAGGTGCATGATGATCTCTGCCCGGCTATTGAGCAGACCTTGTATAAAGCGGAACCAGTCTACTATACCCGATAA
- a CDS encoding suppressor of fused domain protein, producing the protein MSQEEVEATGWDAINEQMNRLYGEQEPKHYGTLIPYGLGGKDPLRGISAYKAEKPYPHWHFVTYGFSELYAKESSDPEYSGYGFELTLRLVRAADEEEPPAWALNLLQNMARYVFSSGNIFASGHYLDANGPICLGADTKLTALAFTDDPELPAIDTLNGRVEFLQMVGITADELEAMTTWNTNAFLHAAEEELPYYITDLLRDSLLLVPGIKDALRTGIERDGSSTGFFYVDQLEWEPGKSRLFGKAPAVLTMGAKQAEMVAKLLSARLSKGKELALISQKLRVILEPSPETVFGEEEQTVRIGLSEAAVRELSAILQPIEGEYKLSSGKGLIVRVNKTYIKDQDGQVVETIG; encoded by the coding sequence ATGAGCCAGGAGGAAGTTGAAGCAACCGGCTGGGATGCCATCAATGAGCAGATGAACAGATTGTATGGAGAGCAGGAGCCGAAGCATTACGGTACCCTCATCCCATATGGCCTGGGAGGCAAGGACCCACTTCGGGGAATTAGTGCGTATAAGGCAGAGAAGCCTTATCCCCATTGGCATTTTGTAACGTATGGCTTCTCGGAGCTGTATGCCAAAGAGTCCAGTGATCCGGAATACAGCGGCTATGGCTTTGAGCTGACCCTCCGGCTGGTGCGTGCTGCGGATGAGGAGGAGCCGCCGGCCTGGGCGCTTAATCTTCTGCAAAATATGGCGAGATATGTGTTTTCGAGCGGTAATATTTTTGCGTCCGGACACTATCTGGATGCGAACGGCCCGATCTGTCTGGGGGCAGATACCAAGCTGACGGCGCTTGCCTTTACGGATGATCCGGAGCTTCCGGCCATCGATACACTTAACGGACGTGTGGAGTTTCTGCAAATGGTCGGAATTACGGCGGATGAGCTGGAGGCTATGACCACGTGGAATACGAATGCTTTTCTGCATGCGGCAGAAGAGGAGCTCCCCTACTATATTACCGATCTTTTGCGTGATTCGTTGCTGCTGGTTCCCGGTATAAAGGATGCCCTACGGACGGGAATTGAGCGGGACGGATCGAGCACAGGCTTTTTCTATGTGGACCAGCTGGAATGGGAGCCCGGCAAAAGCCGTTTATTCGGCAAAGCGCCAGCTGTCCTGACCATGGGCGCCAAGCAGGCCGAGATGGTGGCAAAACTCCTTAGCGCCCGGCTGTCGAAGGGCAAGGAGCTGGCCTTAATCAGCCAGAAGCTGCGGGTCATACTCGAGCCTTCACCGGAGACGGTGTTCGGGGAAGAGGAGCAGACTGTGCGGATTGGCCTAAGCGAGGCTGCTGTCCGGGAGCTGTCAGCGATACTCCAGCCAATAGAGGGTGAATATAAGCTGTCCTCCGGCAAAGGGCTGATCGTGCGGGTGAACAAGACGTATATTAAGGATCAGGACGGCCAGGTTGTTGAAACTATTGGCTGA
- a CDS encoding histidine kinase, producing MAPYKRKTPEEILDSISRLHAGRLKIIIGSVSGSGKTYQMLHEGKLLKRQGIDVVISAVSTMQRADTIEQSLDLERVPSIRWQKDGREQKDLPLTALIERNPEVVLVDGLAHRNRSGARFPTRLEDIRYLMEQGISIITTINVYELAGVAMIIYEKTGLRAEETVPLHTLELADEVRLIDVSPETILNRISEGVLGDQLHPAMSHRGNLGVLREISLRLVAEGVNDSLEKYREEQGLIGPSGAIERILVSAQYHWNGSLYVRRGQQIAKRLNGDLQVVTFIVPNQKLTKDQQVFKRSIQKLVKKVDARFEEILLPHRRKLPSMLVRYATQNNVTRIVMGHSNKNRWQEFMQGSIGNRVLRRTRNVDLFLMADRAEQEGERILPIKAKPKGAEEPFHRLSRTEIEQRIETIRRGTFKVYIGAAPGVGKTYKMLQEGNLLLKKGIDVVIGLLETHGRKETIQQVGELPVFPRARVSYQSTQLEEMDTDAIIERHPEVVLVDELAHTNVPGSRTKKRYEDVLRLLDSGISVITTVNVQHLESLNDSVEQLTGVRVRETVPDAVLKMADEVELIDVTPKMLQERMREGKIYALEKVKQALASFFKIGNLIALRELALREIADDVDERLEAWDRDGSLRGAWSRREVIFVCVDLGPRSERLIRRGFRIAYRLKADWFVHYVHCGTHKTQQEQKRLDALRHLTERLGGKMEVAETNGRRRVHHDLLTRMNEVQTTQLIVGYSRKPLWYRLFKESAVHYLLRNARHMDMLIVADFDPDMGDKMQ from the coding sequence ATGGCACCGTACAAGCGCAAAACGCCGGAGGAAATCCTGGACTCGATCTCACGCCTGCACGCCGGAAGGCTTAAGATCATAATCGGCTCTGTCAGCGGCTCGGGTAAAACGTATCAGATGCTGCATGAAGGAAAGCTTTTGAAGCGGCAGGGAATCGATGTGGTAATCAGTGCAGTCTCGACCATGCAGCGGGCGGATACGATAGAGCAATCGCTTGACCTGGAACGGGTGCCCAGCATCCGCTGGCAGAAGGACGGCCGTGAGCAGAAGGATCTGCCCCTTACGGCATTGATCGAACGGAATCCCGAGGTAGTGCTGGTAGACGGATTGGCTCACCGTAACCGCAGCGGGGCACGTTTTCCGACCAGGCTTGAGGATATCCGTTATTTAATGGAGCAGGGGATCAGCATCATTACAACGATCAATGTGTATGAGCTGGCCGGAGTCGCCATGATTATCTATGAGAAAACAGGTCTGCGTGCGGAAGAAACCGTACCGCTCCACACGCTGGAGCTGGCCGATGAGGTCAGGCTGATCGACGTATCACCGGAAACGATTCTGAACCGGATCAGTGAAGGGGTACTGGGCGATCAGCTGCATCCGGCTATGTCTCACCGAGGAAATCTTGGAGTGCTTCGTGAAATCTCCCTTAGACTGGTGGCTGAAGGAGTCAATGATTCACTTGAAAAATACCGGGAGGAGCAAGGACTTATCGGCCCTTCCGGTGCAATCGAGCGGATTCTGGTATCGGCACAGTATCATTGGAACGGCTCGCTTTATGTCCGCAGAGGCCAGCAGATTGCCAAGCGGCTGAACGGTGATCTGCAGGTGGTAACCTTTATTGTGCCCAATCAGAAGCTGACGAAGGACCAGCAGGTGTTCAAACGCTCGATTCAGAAGCTGGTGAAAAAAGTGGATGCCAGGTTTGAGGAAATCCTGCTGCCGCATCGGCGCAAGCTGCCTTCCATGTTAGTCCGTTACGCGACCCAAAATAATGTAACACGGATCGTCATGGGCCACTCTAATAAAAACCGCTGGCAGGAATTCATGCAGGGCTCTATCGGAAACAGGGTGCTGAGAAGAACGCGGAATGTCGATTTGTTTCTTATGGCTGACCGTGCCGAGCAGGAGGGGGAACGCATTCTTCCCATAAAGGCTAAGCCCAAGGGAGCCGAGGAGCCTTTTCACCGCCTGAGCCGTACGGAAATTGAGCAAAGAATTGAAACCATCCGCCGGGGAACGTTCAAGGTATACATTGGAGCCGCACCGGGCGTAGGCAAAACCTATAAAATGCTTCAAGAAGGAAACCTCCTGCTTAAAAAGGGCATAGATGTTGTTATCGGCCTTCTGGAGACACACGGGAGGAAGGAGACTATTCAGCAGGTTGGAGAGCTGCCTGTTTTTCCGCGGGCCAGGGTCAGCTACCAGAGCACCCAACTGGAGGAAATGGATACCGATGCTATTATTGAACGTCATCCTGAGGTGGTGCTTGTCGACGAATTGGCGCACACGAACGTGCCGGGAAGCCGCACGAAGAAGAGGTATGAGGATGTGCTCCGGTTACTGGACAGCGGTATTTCTGTTATAACCACTGTTAATGTCCAGCATCTTGAAAGCTTGAACGACTCGGTGGAGCAGCTGACCGGCGTCCGGGTGAGAGAGACCGTTCCGGATGCAGTGTTGAAAATGGCGGATGAGGTGGAGCTCATTGACGTGACGCCCAAGATGCTGCAGGAGCGCATGCGTGAAGGAAAGATATATGCGCTGGAAAAGGTGAAGCAGGCGCTGGCCTCTTTTTTCAAAATAGGGAATTTGATTGCCTTAAGAGAGCTGGCACTGCGGGAAATAGCAGATGATGTAGATGAAAGGCTGGAGGCATGGGACCGTGACGGTTCCTTGCGGGGGGCCTGGAGCAGGCGTGAGGTGATTTTTGTCTGTGTGGACCTGGGTCCCCGTTCTGAGAGGCTGATCCGCCGGGGCTTCCGTATTGCCTACCGCCTGAAGGCGGACTGGTTCGTGCATTATGTGCATTGCGGCACGCATAAGACGCAGCAGGAGCAGAAGCGGCTGGATGCGCTGCGCCATCTGACTGAACGGCTCGGCGGCAAAATGGAGGTTGCTGAAACGAACGGCCGGCGCAGAGTCCATCACGATTTGCTCACAAGAATGAATGAGGTCCAGACCACACAGCTTATCGTCGGATACTCGCGCAAGCCGCTCTGGTACAGACTTTTTAAAGAAAGTGCCGTTCATTATCTGCTCCGGAATGCCCGTCATATGGATATGCTGATAGTCGCTGATTTTGACCCAGATATGGGGGATAAAATGCAATAA
- a CDS encoding MarR family transcriptional regulator, which translates to MYNEWGFKRSPFDTNPLPANNEGKELLIGRQNDLNKIKRRLASSSNIITVEGNNGIGKTSLANITAYAMYNDYLESGEGVFLVPCSEPIQMTSDKDSEEFIDEVLIKVFQTLLTKGHELAESGYRSSSKNINIWLSQVEPMEQYFKDMKISIIGSARVDFRIKILNWLKEIFPYNTNGGVVCILDNLELLNTCDDARKKIEEFRDTLFGYTGIRWILSGALGIVYGLMSSPRLEGRLSPPIELYGIDKKFSSEILQSRVKKYAQSEDIYLPLNIDEFSHLFELLKENTRHTLSYCDDYCIWISDYSHNPQTYEEKKQMYFTWLEVKSKKKVESLRKNITPTTLKTFISAAEMGGEFTLSDYESFGFKSINSMRPYINNLEQYNLVMRSTDENDKRRKTIQLTPEGWIYNFGLSLLQQT; encoded by the coding sequence ATGTACAATGAATGGGGCTTTAAGAGATCACCCTTCGATACTAATCCGTTACCTGCAAATAATGAGGGTAAGGAATTATTAATTGGAAGACAAAATGACTTAAATAAAATTAAGAGACGATTGGCTAGCTCCTCAAACATTATAACAGTCGAAGGCAATAATGGTATTGGAAAGACTTCTCTTGCAAACATCACCGCATATGCAATGTATAATGATTACTTAGAATCAGGTGAGGGTGTTTTCTTGGTCCCTTGTTCTGAACCTATTCAAATGACTTCAGATAAAGATTCTGAGGAGTTTATTGATGAAGTGCTTATTAAAGTATTTCAAACATTATTAACAAAGGGGCATGAACTTGCTGAAAGTGGATATCGATCGTCGTCAAAAAATATTAATATTTGGTTAAGTCAAGTTGAACCAATGGAGCAATACTTTAAAGACATGAAAATTAGTATAATTGGTAGTGCAAGAGTTGATTTTAGGATAAAAATATTGAATTGGTTAAAGGAAATATTCCCCTATAACACAAATGGGGGAGTTGTTTGCATCCTAGATAACTTAGAGTTGTTGAATACGTGTGATGATGCTCGTAAAAAAATAGAGGAATTCAGGGATACGTTATTTGGTTATACCGGTATAAGGTGGATACTTAGTGGGGCATTGGGGATTGTGTATGGATTAATGTCTTCTCCTAGGCTTGAAGGTAGATTAAGCCCTCCAATCGAGTTATATGGAATTGATAAGAAGTTTTCCTCCGAGATTCTTCAATCAAGAGTTAAAAAATATGCTCAAAGTGAAGATATTTACTTACCTTTAAATATTGACGAATTTAGCCACTTATTTGAGTTATTGAAAGAAAACACGCGTCATACACTCAGTTATTGTGATGATTATTGTATTTGGATTTCCGACTATTCCCATAATCCACAGACATATGAAGAAAAGAAGCAAATGTACTTTACTTGGCTTGAAGTGAAAAGTAAAAAGAAGGTCGAATCCTTAAGAAAGAACATTACGCCAACTACCTTAAAGACATTTATATCTGCGGCAGAAATGGGTGGAGAATTTACTCTTAGTGACTACGAAAGTTTTGGATTTAAAAGTATTAATAGCATGAGACCATACATTAATAATCTCGAACAATATAACTTAGTCATGAGGTCAACTGATGAGAATGATAAAAGAAGAAAAACTATTCAACTAACTCCTGAGGGATGGATTTATAACTTCGGATTGAGTCTACTTCAACAAACCTAG
- the kdpA gene encoding potassium-transporting ATPase subunit KdpA, which translates to MGILQIVIVIAILVLLVKPAGTYLYHVFSNEPNRTDRIFGGLERGIFKLGGLSKREGMSWKRYAVSFLTTNIVLVAFGYLILRLQGALPFNPGGIGTMEQTLAFNTVISFITNTNLQHYSGETGVSYFSQMAVMTMLMFTSAASGFSVAVAFVRGITGRKSLGNFFEDFVKVHIRVFIPLALLVTLLLIGLQVPQTLKPTLEVTTLEGQTQQIAVGPIASLESIKHIGTNGGGFFGANSAHPFENPSPLTNVIEILSMWLLPASLPYMYGKFARNKRQGWMIFSAMMTLFVLLLGLNFYAESQGNPAINAMGIDASQGSMEGKEVRFGIAQSALFTTVTTAATTGSVNNMHDTLTPLGGITPLALMMLNNVFGGKGVGLINMLMYAILGVFLCGLMVGRTPEFLGRKIEAREMKLIAIAILIHPLIILVPTAGAFLTALGHGSISNPGFHGLTQVLYEYTSSAANNGSGFEGLADNTSFWNMTTGVVMLLGRYVSIIAMLAVAGSMIRKKAVPETIGTFRTDNGLFTGILIGTVLIIGALTFLPVIVLGPVAEYLTLR; encoded by the coding sequence GTGGGTATTCTGCAAATCGTCATCGTTATTGCCATACTGGTACTGCTGGTAAAGCCGGCAGGAACTTATCTGTATCATGTATTTTCTAATGAGCCAAACCGGACTGACCGGATATTCGGAGGACTGGAGCGGGGGATATTCAAGCTCGGTGGACTCAGCAAGCGCGAAGGTATGTCATGGAAAAGGTACGCTGTCAGCTTTTTGACAACCAATATCGTGCTGGTGGCCTTCGGCTATCTGATCCTGCGTCTTCAAGGGGCACTGCCCTTTAATCCTGGCGGGATCGGTACGATGGAGCAGACGCTGGCTTTTAACACGGTAATCAGCTTTATCACCAATACTAACCTGCAGCATTACAGCGGGGAAACCGGGGTTTCCTACTTCTCGCAGATGGCAGTCATGACCATGCTGATGTTCACCTCGGCGGCGAGCGGGTTTTCTGTAGCGGTTGCTTTTGTCAGAGGGATAACCGGCCGTAAGTCGCTGGGTAACTTCTTTGAGGATTTTGTCAAAGTCCATATTCGGGTCTTTATTCCGCTGGCTTTGCTGGTAACGCTGCTTCTGATTGGGCTGCAGGTGCCGCAGACCTTGAAGCCGACACTCGAGGTCACTACGCTTGAAGGGCAAACCCAGCAGATTGCTGTCGGCCCGATTGCTTCCCTGGAATCGATTAAGCATATCGGTACGAACGGCGGCGGCTTTTTCGGGGCGAATTCGGCCCATCCCTTTGAAAATCCGAGTCCGCTCACTAATGTTATAGAGATCCTATCCATGTGGCTGCTGCCGGCTTCACTTCCTTACATGTACGGCAAATTCGCCCGCAATAAACGCCAGGGGTGGATGATCTTCAGCGCCATGATGACCTTATTCGTATTGCTGCTCGGTCTGAACTTTTATGCGGAATCGCAGGGGAATCCGGCTATTAATGCCATGGGTATTGATGCCTCACAGGGCAGCATGGAAGGTAAAGAGGTCCGCTTCGGCATCGCCCAGTCTGCACTGTTCACTACGGTAACAACCGCTGCGACCACAGGCAGTGTTAACAATATGCATGATACGCTAACCCCGCTGGGAGGGATAACCCCGCTTGCGCTGATGATGCTGAACAACGTATTCGGCGGCAAGGGTGTCGGGCTGATTAACATGCTGATGTATGCGATTCTGGGTGTGTTCTTATGCGGGCTGATGGTCGGCAGAACACCGGAGTTTCTTGGACGGAAGATCGAAGCGAGGGAGATGAAGCTGATTGCCATCGCCATCCTGATCCATCCGCTGATTATTCTTGTGCCGACTGCAGGGGCATTTTTGACAGCCTTGGGGCATGGCTCGATTTCAAATCCGGGCTTCCACGGACTAACCCAGGTTTTATATGAATACACTTCGTCTGCTGCCAATAACGGCTCAGGCTTTGAAGGCTTGGCTGACAATACCTCCTTCTGGAATATGACAACCGGGGTTGTTATGCTGCTTGGACGCTATGTATCGATTATTGCAATGCTGGCGGTCGCCGGCTCCATGATCCGTAAAAAGGCAGTGCCCGAAACCATCGGCACGTTCCGTACAGATAACGGTTTGTTCACGGGTATTCTGATCGGTACGGTACTGATTATCGGCGCGTTGACCTTTCTTCCGGTCATTGTGCTTGGTCCGGTTGCAGAATATTTGACTCTACGGTAG
- the kdpC gene encoding potassium-transporting ATPase subunit KdpC, with amino-acid sequence MRKVSSEHINVQEEDYEHGDGDVSKTSFIFSVIRLSAIFIIICGIAYPLASTAIAQTFMPSQANGSLLKNSAGQVVGSELIGQSFTNPALFNGRVSSIEYNAAGSGSNNYGPSNPDMLQRTSDSIHQWKTDNPDVPITELPADLITNSGSGLDPHISPAAAAVQIPRISNLTGIPAEQLEALVAEYTEDRDLGLFGEKRVNVLKLNMAVLEK; translated from the coding sequence ATGAGAAAAGTGAGCAGTGAACATATAAATGTACAAGAAGAGGATTATGAGCATGGGGATGGGGATGTATCAAAGACTTCCTTTATTTTCAGTGTAATACGGCTTAGCGCCATCTTTATTATCATCTGCGGAATTGCGTATCCGCTGGCTTCCACAGCTATTGCACAGACGTTTATGCCTTCCCAGGCAAACGGGAGCCTGCTGAAGAACAGTGCGGGCCAGGTGGTCGGCTCCGAGCTGATCGGACAGAGCTTTACCAATCCGGCCCTGTTCAATGGCCGTGTGTCCAGCATTGAATATAACGCCGCCGGTTCCGGCTCGAATAACTACGGCCCGTCCAATCCCGATATGCTGCAGCGTACGAGCGACTCTATTCATCAGTGGAAGACGGATAACCCCGATGTTCCTATCACTGAGCTTCCGGCAGATCTGATTACCAATTCAGGCTCGGGTCTGGACCCGCATATCTCTCCGGCGGCGGCAGCCGTACAGATTCCCCGGATCAGTAACCTGACGGGCATTCCGGCGGAGCAGCTTGAGGCACTGGTAGCAGAGTATACGGAGGATCGCGATCTCGGATTGTTCGGGGAGAAGCGTGTTAATGTGCTGAAGCTGAATATGGCTGTACTGGAAAAGTAA